In a single window of the Eleginops maclovinus isolate JMC-PN-2008 ecotype Puerto Natales chromosome 6, JC_Emac_rtc_rv5, whole genome shotgun sequence genome:
- the armc6 gene encoding armadillo repeat-containing protein 6: MAKRMITQETFDAAVRENMEEFEMDPDEALKEAAEQFESQGVNLNCIIKAVPPVSSDGKQEPTHEVLQVLNSLRIVKDSASVQDVKADLNRFTELCSLELAQRYLAAQKDAYPVILSYCKKSVEEQEAVLSALSAMAALTDGQPDLLDAEGQQFLLNVLKKYKAESSVTCAALLTVRQCCLKHEQNRQDLVKAGILPLLTGAIRQHGESAQIVKEATAALKVMTFDDDVRVPFGQAHEHAKMIVLENSGLKVLIGAAKAHLDNTSVLSELCATLSHLAVRNEFCQDICDLGGLKLIMTLLAESYEKAELVRQVFSAIRAIAGNDDVKDAVVNAGGVQFIVIAMNRHMNNSAVCEQGCACLSVLALRKPENCKVIMENGGALAAVQAMRTHTNSINVQKQACMLMRNLVARLSNLSQPILDLGAEALITQALQTHQDVGDVGKAALRDLGCHVELRELWTGKHGSLTQ; this comes from the exons ATGGCTAAGCGGATGATCACACAGGAAACATTCGATGCTGCTGTCAGGGAAAACATGGAGGAGTTTGAGATGGATCCTGATGAGGCTCTGAAGGAGGCTGCGGAGCAGTTTGAGTCTCAAG GTGTGAACCTCAATTGCATAATAAAAGCTGTACCACCTGTATCATCTGATGGCAAACAAGAGCCAACACATGAAGTCTTACAG GTTTTGAATTCCCTCCGCATTGTAAAAGATTCTGCCAGTGTACAGGATGTGAAGGCAGATTTAAACCGCTTTACCGAGCTCTGCTCACTTGAACTTGCCCAGAGGTACCTGGCTGCCCAAAAAGATGCCTACCCCGTCATCCTCTCTTACTGCAAAAAGAGTGTGGAGGAGCAGGAAGCTGTGTTGAGTGCTCTGTCCGCCATGGCTGCACTGACAGATGGACAGCCAGACTTGTTGGATGCAGAGGGCCAGCAATTCCTCTTGAATGTCCTTAAGAAATACAAGGCAGAGTCCTCTGTGACATGTGCAGCCTTACTCACCGTCCGTCAATGCTGTTTGAAACATGAACAGAACAGGCAGGATTTGGTTAAAGCTGGCATCCTGCCTCTGCTCACCGGTGCCATCAGACAACACGGTGAAAGTGCTCAGATCGTCAAGGAGGCCACTGCAGCTCTCAAGGTCATGACCTTTGACGATGATGTCCGAGTTCCCTTTGGGCAAGCTCATGAACACGCAAAGATGATTGTTCTCGAGAACAGTGGACTAAAGGTCTTAATTGGGGCTGCGAAAG CTCACCTTGATAATACTTCTGTTCTGAGTGAGCTGTGTGCAACGTTGTCCCATTTGGCTGTAAGGAATGAGTTCTGTCAAGACATCTGTGACCTGGGGGGATTGAAACTCATCATGACACTGCTGGCAGAGAGCTATGAGAAAGCG GAGTTGGTTCGGCAGGTCTTTAGTGCAATTCGTGCCATAGCAGGAAATGACGATGTCAAAGATGCAGTTGTTAATGCTGGTGGAGTCCAGTTCATTGTCATTGCCATGAACAGACACATGAACAACTCTGCT GTGTGTGAGCAGGGCTGTGCATGTCTCTCTGTGCTAGCTTTGCGTAAACCTGAAAACTGTAAAGTCATCATGGAAAATGGAGGTGCCTTGGCTGCTGTGCAGGCTATGAGGACACATACTAATTCGATCAATGTCCAG aaacaGGCGTGTATGCTGATGAGAAACTTGGTTGCACGTTTGAGTAACTTAAGCCAACCAATCCTGGATCTGGGTGCAGAGGCCCTGATAACCCAGGCGCTCCAGACGCATCAGGATGTGGGTGACGTGGGTAAAGCAGCCCTCAGAGATCTAGGATGCCACGTGGAGCTCCGGGAGCTCTGGACCGGCAAACATGGCAGCCTCACCCAGTGA